A window of the Roseburia sp. 831b genome harbors these coding sequences:
- a CDS encoding response regulator transcription factor, with translation MYRILVCDDEKDIVSALSIYLTADGYQVFEAYNGKQALAIMEEEDIHLVLMDIMMPEMNGISAMVKIREKSNVPVILLTAKSEDTDKVLGLTVGADDYITKPFNPVELQARVKSQLRRYMLLGGGEIRQDAIVNGGIELDDRTKIVKLDGEEVSLTRTEYEILKLLMEHPGQVFSPNEIYEAVWKDNPYGTENTVAVHIRHLREKIEINPAEPRYLKVVWGRGYKMEEAR, from the coding sequence ATGTATCGTATTTTAGTTTGTGATGATGAGAAAGATATTGTGTCTGCGCTGAGTATTTACCTGACAGCAGACGGTTATCAGGTATTTGAGGCTTACAATGGAAAGCAGGCACTTGCAATTATGGAGGAAGAAGATATTCATCTTGTTTTGATGGATATCATGATGCCGGAGATGAACGGAATTTCTGCGATGGTAAAAATCCGGGAAAAAAGCAATGTGCCGGTCATTCTTTTGACTGCAAAAAGTGAGGATACCGATAAGGTGTTAGGACTTACCGTTGGAGCGGATGATTATATCACGAAACCGTTTAACCCGGTAGAACTCCAGGCGAGAGTGAAATCACAGCTAAGACGCTACATGCTTCTTGGAGGTGGTGAAATCCGGCAGGATGCCATTGTGAATGGCGGAATTGAACTGGATGACCGTACCAAGATAGTGAAACTGGATGGAGAAGAAGTGTCTTTGACCAGGACAGAATATGAGATTTTAAAGCTTTTGATGGAACATCCGGGGCAGGTCTTTTCCCCAAATGAAATCTACGAGGCGGTATGGAAAGACAATCCATACGGAACGGAGAACACGGTAGCGGTTCACATTCGCCATCTCCGTGAAAAAATTGAGATTAACCCGGCAGAGCCACGTTATCTGAAGGTAGTATGGGGACGGGGCTATAAGATGGAAGAAGCAAGATAA
- a CDS encoding sensor histidine kinase has product MKKLRGSFLAKAVAWVVLITSTVIFLFSVIAAVVCQENGIYSKQKQDVLQDVYKDIAQRYAYRAMDYLDDTGKLGNEMYFSDTNFKYGIIKASEADAKKMDLNAESTYLQRNFTETVTEDSYWTFPIEMGKDTQFHYGDSIFDTAGYVWNDTDSIYWVSIDRIIYEMQSGIFYYECEGTYYPVQSVEIPIATEENDFITLRLTYVPKEEKYQVGVEQNTTTTVNSKETATTTVDSGKQTTNQQELQEVINQITQKGNIGLSELDGTLLGYENWDAVLLDGDTYGFGEGVTQTIWASDNHKAKNVSYKVEDNGSDLYVRSQQKKTAYTVLVQKPQEPLKNECDWKNGDLFVQAQILVSYGYRFAYLFFVILAVSAVFMLASFVFLMCAAGHRKETDEIMLTWLDRIPTDLYTGIVFIIESLILAAMIEISYRIYDGFFWSFWFFAGAFAAGILGMMYLLSIAVRIKTKTICENTILGKIIRVCWRYGKNTIVQIPMVGKAAVIYAGLSILELIVIAITGYAPDAEVFFWLIGKVLLAVFLLRVVSELRKLQDAGKHIAAGEVDYKVDTTKMLSDFKEHGENLNHIGDGISKAVDERMKSERFKTELITNVSHDIKTPLTSIINYVDLLQKEELNNPTAQEYLEVLDRQSSRLKKLIEDLIEASKASTGNLSVQMERCEAGVFLVQTVGEFKEKTDAVNLELIIKKPEEPVYIMADGRHFWRIIDNMMNNICKYAQPGTRVYINLEQAFGTLTITFRNTSRAPLNISSEELMERFVRGDSSRNTEGNGLGLNIAKSLTELMQGTFKLIVDGDLFKVVLTFPVAPAPQQPPAPQQPI; this is encoded by the coding sequence ATGAAGAAATTAAGAGGCTCTTTTCTGGCAAAAGCGGTGGCATGGGTCGTATTGATTACCAGTACCGTAATATTTCTTTTTTCTGTAATTGCAGCGGTTGTCTGCCAGGAAAATGGAATTTATAGCAAACAAAAACAAGACGTTTTACAGGATGTTTATAAGGATATCGCACAGCGCTATGCGTACCGGGCGATGGACTATCTTGACGATACGGGCAAATTGGGCAACGAGATGTATTTTTCGGATACCAATTTTAAATACGGAATCATCAAAGCGTCAGAGGCGGATGCAAAAAAAATGGATTTGAATGCGGAGTCTACCTATCTGCAGCGCAATTTTACAGAAACTGTGACAGAGGATTCCTACTGGACATTTCCAATTGAAATGGGAAAAGACACACAGTTTCACTATGGAGATTCTATTTTTGATACCGCAGGTTATGTCTGGAATGATACCGATTCGATATACTGGGTTTCCATTGACCGAATCATTTATGAAATGCAAAGTGGTATCTTTTACTATGAGTGCGAAGGAACCTATTATCCGGTTCAAAGCGTCGAAATTCCGATTGCAACGGAGGAAAATGATTTTATCACTCTAAGGCTTACTTATGTGCCAAAGGAAGAAAAGTATCAGGTTGGAGTCGAACAAAATACAACTACAACTGTAAATTCGAAAGAAACTGCAACTACAACCGTAGATTCAGGAAAACAGACAACAAACCAGCAGGAATTGCAGGAGGTGATAAATCAGATTACCCAAAAAGGGAACATCGGCCTAAGTGAACTGGACGGTACATTGTTAGGATATGAGAACTGGGATGCGGTTCTGCTGGATGGAGATACCTACGGATTTGGCGAGGGAGTCACGCAGACGATTTGGGCATCCGACAATCATAAGGCAAAAAATGTATCCTACAAGGTAGAAGATAATGGTTCCGATCTTTATGTGCGCTCCCAGCAAAAGAAGACCGCTTACACGGTATTAGTTCAGAAGCCACAGGAACCACTGAAAAATGAGTGCGACTGGAAAAATGGCGATTTGTTTGTGCAGGCACAGATTCTTGTAAGTTATGGCTATCGTTTTGCGTATCTGTTTTTCGTAATTCTTGCAGTTTCTGCAGTTTTTATGCTTGCATCCTTTGTTTTCTTAATGTGTGCAGCAGGTCACCGGAAAGAGACAGACGAAATTATGTTAACCTGGTTGGATCGGATTCCAACAGACCTATATACGGGAATTGTATTTATCATAGAAAGCCTGATTCTGGCAGCCATGATAGAGATAAGTTACAGAATATACGATGGATTCTTCTGGAGTTTCTGGTTCTTCGCTGGTGCGTTTGCAGCAGGAATCCTTGGAATGATGTATCTGCTTAGCATCGCTGTGCGCATTAAGACGAAAACGATATGCGAAAACACAATCCTTGGAAAAATCATCCGTGTATGCTGGCGTTATGGTAAAAATACCATAGTGCAGATTCCAATGGTTGGAAAAGCAGCAGTGATTTATGCGGGGCTTTCCATCCTGGAGCTGATTGTGATAGCAATAACCGGTTATGCACCGGACGCAGAAGTGTTCTTTTGGCTGATTGGGAAAGTGCTTTTGGCGGTATTCCTGTTAAGAGTCGTGTCTGAGTTACGAAAATTACAGGATGCCGGAAAACATATCGCTGCAGGCGAAGTCGATTACAAGGTGGACACCACAAAGATGCTTTCAGACTTCAAGGAACACGGCGAAAACCTCAATCATATTGGCGATGGAATCTCAAAGGCAGTCGATGAGCGAATGAAAAGCGAGCGCTTTAAGACCGAACTGATTACAAATGTTTCACACGATATCAAGACGCCATTGACGTCCATTATCAATTATGTAGATTTACTGCAAAAAGAGGAATTAAACAATCCCACAGCGCAGGAATATTTAGAAGTGCTAGACAGACAGTCCTCCCGTTTGAAGAAACTGATTGAGGATTTAATTGAAGCATCAAAGGCTTCTACCGGAAATCTGTCCGTACAGATGGAACGCTGTGAAGCGGGTGTCTTTCTGGTGCAGACAGTCGGAGAATTTAAAGAAAAGACGGATGCGGTAAACCTAGAGTTAATCATCAAAAAGCCGGAAGAACCGGTTTACATCATGGCGGATGGCAGGCATTTCTGGCGTATCATTGACAATATGATGAACAACATCTGCAAGTATGCACAGCCGGGAACCAGAGTATACATTAACTTAGAGCAGGCATTTGGAACATTAACCATCACCTTCCGCAATACCTCCAGGGCACCGCTTAATATCAGCAGTGAAGAACTGATGGAACGTTTTGTCCGTGGAGACAGTTCCAGAAATACAGAAGGAAACGGACTTGGACTAAACATTGCCAAAAGCCTTACAGAGCTGATGCAGGGTACTTTCAAGCTGATTGTAGATGGAGACTTGTTTAAGGTGGTACTGACCTTCCCGGTCGCACCGGCACCACAGCAGCCACCGGCACCACAGCAGCCTATTTAA
- a CDS encoding MerR family transcriptional regulator, producing the protein MELQQLSIGQMAKLNHVSEQTLRLYDKMDLLKPIYINEETGYRYYSIGQSATLDMILSYKEMGIPLKEIHDRLNAVNLNTMPSVLQDRYDYIEKEMEKLKISQDAILRSINNFNRYMTLPQIGKIFYEYIPERQIYVYQTGANLFSYTYYDYEYYLRMFKDFLMEQNFPISYFSNVGTMMRHDSITQPNRTFFSDEIFLFVDQNAHLDLKTEKVPAGTYMSMCCREFDMEKTYAKQLFEELDRNHYEPLGDYLCEVVAEYPNSENGQREIFYKMQVRIK; encoded by the coding sequence ATGGAATTACAGCAATTATCAATTGGTCAGATGGCAAAACTAAATCATGTCTCCGAACAGACGCTCCGCCTTTACGATAAGATGGATTTGTTAAAGCCTATCTATATCAACGAGGAAACCGGGTATCGTTATTATTCCATTGGGCAGTCTGCCACACTCGACATGATTCTTTCTTATAAGGAAATGGGGATTCCACTAAAAGAAATTCATGACAGACTGAATGCCGTCAACTTAAACACCATGCCTTCTGTCTTGCAGGACCGTTATGATTATATTGAAAAAGAAATGGAAAAATTAAAAATCAGCCAGGATGCGATTTTACGAAGCATCAATAACTTTAACCGTTATATGACACTTCCACAAATTGGGAAAATTTTTTATGAATATATTCCAGAACGGCAGATTTATGTTTACCAGACCGGTGCCAACCTGTTTTCTTATACTTATTATGACTATGAATATTATCTTCGGATGTTTAAAGATTTTTTGATGGAACAGAATTTTCCGATTTCTTATTTTTCAAATGTTGGAACTATGATGCGCCATGACAGCATCACTCAGCCAAACCGCACTTTTTTCAGTGATGAAATCTTTCTGTTCGTAGACCAGAACGCTCACCTCGATTTGAAAACAGAAAAGGTCCCTGCCGGGACCTACATGTCAATGTGCTGCCGCGAATTTGATATGGAAAAAACATATGCGAAACAGCTTTTTGAAGAGCTGGACCGCAATCACTACGAGCCTCTTGGCGACTATCTATGTGAAGTCGTGGCAGAGTACCCGAACAGTGAAAACGGTCAGCGTGAAATTTTTTATAAAATGCAGGTGCGCATTAAATAG
- a CDS encoding ABC transporter substrate-binding protein — translation MKKMNLKKALATTMAAVLTLPTFAGCGGSGSESGSSKELNLLVWEGYADASFADKFEEQYGCKVNATYFTTSDDLVAKLKAGGGDTYDLISPSGDMAGYLVQNDMVEPIDTTALTYWDDISDSVKLKDVEKDGNVYGVPYLWGPDYLIYDADVVTEEPTSWSIFWDEKYAGRISLYDDISNIYMIGQMDHIDADDESALYNMSEEQLEDAKTRLSEINSSVRKYWVSAGELNDLFANKEVDIAVGWPLTVKELNDQGRNLKWTIPEEGCTGWMDRLMIVKDAKHQDLAMDWLNYVTSPEGQALSAAATYYTIVNKDALEYMDDDLIEATNADSLDEFFSKINFWQYVENRDRYNEVWVEVKTAN, via the coding sequence ATGAAAAAAATGAATCTAAAAAAAGCATTGGCAACAACAATGGCAGCAGTACTTACACTTCCAACATTTGCCGGATGTGGTGGTTCTGGCAGTGAAAGCGGTTCCAGTAAAGAATTAAATCTTCTGGTGTGGGAAGGATATGCGGACGCCTCCTTTGCAGACAAGTTCGAAGAACAGTATGGATGTAAAGTGAATGCAACTTACTTTACCACAAGTGATGACCTGGTCGCAAAATTAAAAGCCGGTGGCGGTGATACCTACGATTTGATTTCTCCTTCCGGTGATATGGCAGGATACCTGGTACAGAATGATATGGTAGAACCAATCGATACCACAGCATTAACCTATTGGGACGACATCAGCGACAGCGTCAAGTTAAAGGACGTGGAAAAAGATGGAAATGTTTACGGTGTTCCATATCTTTGGGGACCGGATTACTTAATCTACGATGCAGATGTTGTGACAGAGGAACCAACTTCCTGGAGCATCTTCTGGGATGAAAAATATGCAGGACGTATTAGTTTATACGATGACATCAGTAACATTTACATGATTGGTCAGATGGATCACATCGATGCCGACGATGAATCTGCACTTTACAATATGTCCGAAGAGCAGCTGGAAGATGCAAAGACAAGATTGAGTGAGATTAACAGCAGCGTTCGTAAATATTGGGTATCAGCCGGTGAGCTGAATGACCTTTTTGCAAATAAGGAAGTCGATATTGCAGTTGGCTGGCCGCTTACCGTAAAAGAATTAAATGACCAGGGCAGAAACTTAAAATGGACAATTCCAGAAGAAGGATGTACCGGATGGATGGATCGTTTGATGATTGTAAAAGATGCAAAACATCAGGATTTGGCAATGGATTGGCTGAATTATGTGACAAGTCCGGAGGGACAGGCATTAAGTGCAGCAGCAACTTATTACACCATCGTAAATAAAGATGCATTAGAGTACATGGATGATGATTTGATTGAAGCAACCAATGCGGATTCCCTGGACGAATTTTTCTCAAAAATCAACTTCTGGCAGTATGTTGAAAACCGCGACAGATATAACGAAGTCTGGGTTGAGGTTAAAACTGCAAATTAG
- a CDS encoding ABC transporter permease yields the protein MKKRVNKKFLKYGIIAPVTIWLVLFLVLPYFNLFLYSFWKNGPFDVIREFTLENYIKFFASDGGSGGQYTILLDTLKTSLIVTLITVVISFPLAYFINFIVQKAKHKQTIYMMAIIPLWVSYIMRAYAWKIILGTNGVLNSFLMWLGVTDHPLDVFLYSNVSVIIAMVHIYTPYVLMPIYTALEQIPRNLIEASKDLGCNGFRTLCKVIMPLALPGIITGATYSFALSMGDFLAPSLLGGSTTSTKIANIVQMQFGTSNNWPYGAAIGIIILLFVLVLLEITSHMEKRTSKLSEN from the coding sequence ATGAAAAAAAGGGTAAATAAAAAATTCCTGAAATACGGAATCATCGCACCGGTAACAATCTGGTTGGTTTTATTTTTGGTATTGCCGTATTTCAATCTTTTCCTATATAGTTTCTGGAAAAATGGTCCATTCGATGTCATAAGAGAGTTTACATTGGAAAACTATATAAAGTTTTTTGCATCGGATGGTGGCAGTGGCGGACAGTACACGATTTTACTGGATACGTTGAAAACATCACTGATTGTAACTCTAATTACAGTTGTAATTAGTTTTCCACTGGCATATTTCATCAACTTTATCGTGCAAAAGGCAAAACATAAGCAGACGATTTATATGATGGCGATTATCCCTCTTTGGGTCAGCTACATCATGAGAGCCTATGCATGGAAGATTATTTTAGGAACAAACGGCGTACTCAATTCATTCCTTATGTGGCTGGGGGTAACAGACCACCCGCTGGATGTATTCCTATATAGTAATGTTTCCGTCATCATTGCAATGGTTCACATTTATACACCATATGTCTTGATGCCGATTTACACCGCATTAGAACAGATTCCAAGAAACCTGATTGAAGCATCGAAAGATCTTGGCTGCAACGGATTTAGAACCCTTTGCAAAGTGATTATGCCACTGGCACTTCCGGGAATCATTACCGGAGCAACCTATTCTTTTGCATTATCGATGGGAGATTTCCTGGCACCTTCGTTGTTAGGAGGTTCCACAACCTCAACTAAGATTGCAAATATTGTGCAGATGCAGTTTGGTACCTCAAACAACTGGCCATACGGAGCAGCCATCGGAATCATTATTTTACTGTTTGTTTTGGTTCTCCTGGAGATTACAAGTCATATGGAAAAAAGAACTTCAAAATTAAGCGAGAATTAG
- a CDS encoding ABC transporter permease — translation MVKKRQISNILIAILAILILVFLYLPIAIVVIYSFNADTVNCFPMNGFSLKWFRVMAENKNLIQALGHSLQIAVVSTLVACLLGVPGAYAMYRYHFPGKEILNRIVMLPLILPGILTGIAMLTFFKALGVNQGMLAVVLGHSTFLIATVLPQVYDRLKRMDHNIIEAAEDLGATGIQTFVHVILPNVKTAIVSSALLSFTLSMDEIPVTYFLNGVFSTLPIQIWGMTRNGITPEVNAISSIIFAVSLVAILISNLLNKEN, via the coding sequence ATGGTAAAAAAAAGACAGATAAGTAATATCCTGATCGCAATTCTTGCAATCCTGATTCTTGTATTTTTGTATCTTCCAATTGCGATAGTTGTGATTTATTCCTTCAATGCGGACACGGTAAACTGTTTTCCGATGAATGGTTTTTCTCTGAAATGGTTCCGTGTCATGGCGGAGAATAAGAATTTGATTCAGGCACTGGGGCATTCCTTACAGATAGCTGTGGTATCAACGCTGGTGGCGTGTCTGTTAGGCGTGCCGGGAGCTTATGCGATGTATCGTTATCATTTTCCCGGAAAAGAAATATTGAACAGGATTGTCATGTTACCTCTTATCTTGCCAGGTATCTTAACTGGTATTGCGATGCTTACTTTTTTTAAGGCATTAGGGGTAAATCAGGGAATGTTAGCAGTGGTGTTAGGCCATTCGACGTTCTTGATTGCGACAGTTCTTCCGCAGGTTTACGACAGACTAAAACGAATGGATCACAACATCATTGAAGCGGCAGAAGATTTAGGGGCGACCGGAATCCAGACATTTGTGCATGTTATTTTACCAAATGTAAAAACAGCCATCGTCAGTTCAGCATTGCTATCCTTTACCTTATCCATGGATGAAATCCCGGTAACCTACTTCTTAAATGGTGTGTTTTCAACATTGCCAATCCAGATTTGGGGTATGACGAGAAATGGTATTACACCGGAAGTAAATGCAATTTCCAGTATCATTTTTGCAGTTTCCCTGGTTGCCATCCTGATTTCAAATTTACTGAATAAGGAGAATTGA
- a CDS encoding ABC transporter ATP-binding protein → MEEKKTLISLKNINKSFGSQKIIEDLSLDIKEGEFLTLLGPSGCGKTTLLRIINGFETPDSGAVVLDGVEQGAIPPNKRQVNTVFQSYALFPHLTVWENVAFSLRMKKVAEKEIKERVDEVLELTSLEALAQRKPAKLSGGQQQRVAIARSLVNKPKVLLLDEPLGALDLKLRKQMQVELKKMQRKMGITYVYVTHDQEEALTISDRIVVLNKGHIEQMGEPWQIYHEPKTEFVASFLGESNFFEGHYEGGVHGGFFHYKETAIPVANPTEEEPDLLSVRPEYIQIQTEKPDGFSFQASVEDITYLGQTNRIALRLQEGKMVYALKDAVDFSDGETVFISFCPDQCNFIHSA, encoded by the coding sequence ATGGAAGAAAAAAAGACATTAATTTCATTAAAAAATATCAATAAAAGCTTTGGCAGTCAAAAAATTATAGAAGATTTAAGCCTGGATATCAAAGAAGGTGAGTTTTTAACATTGCTTGGCCCCTCAGGTTGTGGAAAGACAACATTGCTTCGGATAATCAACGGTTTTGAGACCCCGGACAGCGGAGCGGTTGTGCTAGATGGCGTTGAGCAGGGAGCAATTCCTCCGAATAAAAGACAGGTCAACACCGTATTTCAAAGTTATGCATTATTTCCTCACCTGACGGTTTGGGAAAATGTAGCGTTTTCCCTCCGCATGAAGAAGGTAGCGGAAAAAGAGATCAAAGAGCGGGTTGATGAGGTATTAGAGCTGACCAGTTTAGAGGCGTTAGCACAACGAAAACCGGCAAAATTGTCCGGTGGACAGCAGCAGAGGGTTGCAATCGCAAGAAGTCTTGTCAATAAACCAAAAGTGCTGTTGCTTGATGAGCCACTTGGTGCACTCGACTTAAAACTCCGAAAACAGATGCAGGTAGAGTTAAAGAAAATGCAAAGGAAGATGGGGATTACCTATGTGTATGTTACCCACGATCAGGAGGAGGCACTGACCATCAGTGACCGGATTGTGGTGTTAAACAAAGGACACATCGAGCAGATGGGGGAACCGTGGCAGATTTATCACGAACCAAAAACCGAGTTTGTCGCATCCTTCCTTGGAGAGTCCAATTTCTTTGAAGGACATTATGAAGGTGGAGTACATGGTGGATTTTTCCATTATAAGGAGACTGCTATCCCGGTTGCAAATCCGACCGAAGAGGAACCGGATTTGCTGTCGGTAAGACCAGAATATATCCAGATTCAAACAGAAAAGCCAGATGGATTCTCGTTCCAGGCATCGGTGGAGGACATCACGTACTTAGGACAGACGAACCGGATAGCACTTCGCCTGCAGGAAGGAAAAATGGTATATGCACTGAAAGATGCTGTTGATTTTTCAGATGGAGAAACCGTGTTTATCAGTTTTTGCCCGGATCAATGTAATTTCATTCACAGTGCATAG
- a CDS encoding P-II family nitrogen regulator, with amino-acid sequence MKKVELIIRPDKLEKLKVILNECNVGGITVTSAMGCGNQKGNVDVSSYKGIEVVNMNLIPKIKAEVVVNDEEVEKLLGLIYENLSSGTVGDGKVFITTVDEAMRIRTGQRGKKAI; translated from the coding sequence ATGAAAAAAGTAGAGCTTATTATCCGTCCGGATAAGTTAGAGAAGTTAAAAGTAATTTTAAATGAATGTAATGTGGGAGGCATCACAGTCACAAGTGCCATGGGATGCGGTAATCAGAAAGGAAACGTAGATGTGTCCAGCTACAAAGGAATTGAGGTTGTCAACATGAATCTGATTCCTAAAATCAAGGCAGAGGTTGTCGTGAATGATGAGGAGGTAGAAAAGCTGCTTGGCTTAATCTACGAAAACTTATCTTCCGGAACTGTTGGTGATGGAAAAGTATTTATTACAACTGTGGATGAGGCAATGAGAATTCGAACCGGACAGCGTGGCAAGAAAGCGATTTAA
- a CDS encoding ABC transporter ATP-binding protein: MEKRGAIEIKNLDKHFGENHVVNGISLSVKPGEFLSFLGPSGCGKTTILRMIAGFETLDSGDISIDGESVIQLPPHKRHVNTVFQNYALFPHLNVFDNVAYGLRAKKKKKEEIEQAVKKALDMVQLTGFEKRMPAQMSGGQRQRVSIARAIVNEPPVLLLDEPLTALDMKLRKEMRYELRNIQQKLGITFIYVTHDQEEAMVMSDRIAVLNGGNIEQIGKPEEIYKHPKSAFVSDFIGETNAFDGMVKDIKKDSMTVVCESGHFLAKTDYFAEGEFVNVSIRPHKVQWSFEEVEGFQLKGMVKDYIFTGSFVSAVVELVNGREIRIARLAGEGLPDMDKPVYLFWNPEDAVVMKNPAGNVHDIIEEIDLGEWIKK, translated from the coding sequence ATGGAAAAACGAGGGGCAATTGAAATAAAAAATCTGGATAAGCATTTTGGTGAAAATCATGTGGTAAACGGCATTTCGTTATCGGTGAAACCGGGAGAGTTTCTATCGTTTTTAGGTCCATCCGGATGTGGAAAAACAACAATTCTTCGCATGATAGCCGGATTTGAGACATTAGACAGTGGGGATATCAGCATTGATGGTGAGAGTGTCATCCAGTTACCACCACACAAAAGACATGTAAACACGGTTTTTCAAAATTATGCCCTGTTTCCACATCTGAATGTATTTGATAATGTGGCATACGGGCTTCGTGCTAAAAAGAAGAAAAAAGAAGAGATTGAACAAGCTGTAAAAAAAGCGTTAGACATGGTTCAGCTTACCGGATTTGAAAAAAGAATGCCGGCGCAGATGTCCGGTGGACAAAGACAGCGGGTCTCCATCGCACGCGCAATTGTAAACGAGCCACCAGTACTGCTTTTGGATGAGCCGCTTACCGCATTGGATATGAAGCTTCGAAAAGAGATGCGCTATGAGTTGCGCAACATCCAGCAAAAGCTTGGAATTACGTTTATCTATGTCACACATGATCAGGAGGAAGCAATGGTCATGAGCGACCGGATTGCTGTTTTAAATGGTGGAAACATCGAACAGATTGGAAAACCGGAAGAAATTTACAAACATCCAAAATCCGCTTTTGTCTCTGACTTCATCGGTGAGACGAACGCATTTGACGGAATGGTAAAAGATATAAAAAAAGATTCAATGACAGTTGTATGTGAATCAGGTCATTTTCTTGCAAAAACAGACTATTTTGCGGAGGGAGAATTTGTAAATGTTTCCATACGGCCACATAAAGTACAGTGGTCATTTGAGGAAGTGGAAGGATTCCAGCTAAAGGGAATGGTTAAGGATTATATTTTTACCGGATCTTTTGTCAGTGCGGTTGTAGAACTTGTCAATGGCCGGGAGATACGGATTGCAAGACTGGCAGGAGAGGGCTTGCCGGATATGGATAAGCCGGTGTATTTGTTCTGGAATCCAGAGGATGCTGTTGTGATGAAGAATCCGGCAGGAAATGTGCATGACATAATTGAAGAAATTGATCTAGGGGAATGGATTAAGAAATAG